The Nothobranchius furzeri strain GRZ-AD chromosome 6, NfurGRZ-RIMD1, whole genome shotgun sequence genome includes a region encoding these proteins:
- the LOC139070492 gene encoding uncharacterized protein, with protein sequence MTCCGINCTNRASKESPFFEEFFSSWRWKVSDRQPYTRENLLRAMELACGDIPVEALQGWIRHSSAFFPRCLARDNTARDVDERVLELETAAVEHQFIFIDEVGFILTKRRKRGRNIIGQRAIVEVPGQRGGNITMCAALGYHGIIHHHATLGPYNSAHLITFLDTLHNTLIPPEQVGGPEQPRYVVIRDNVSFHRAAVVHNRFTGHPRFLVVYLPPYSPFLNPIEELFSAWRWKVYDRQPQTRIPLLQAMEDACGDIAADSFHGWNRHARRYFPRCLARDDMWMRRCGPTATEERKQHSFIVLL encoded by the exons atgacttgctgtggcattaattgcactaatagagcgtccaaggagtctccatttttcg AGGAGTTCTTCTCATCGTGGAGATGGAAGGTTTCTGACAGACAACCATACACCAGAGAGAACCTCCTAAGGGCAATGGAGCTGGCCTGTGGTGACATCCCAGTGGAGGCCTTACAAGGATGGATTCGCCATTCCAGCGCGTTTTTCCCGCGGTGCCTGGCAAGAGACAATACAGCCCGCGATGTGGATGAG AGAGTCCTTGAGCTTGAGACAGCAGCAGTGGAGCACCAGTTCATCTTCATTGATGAGGTTGGATTCATCCTCACAAAAAGACGAAAGAGGGGAAGGAATATCATTGGCCAGCGTGCCATTGTTGAAGTCCCTGGCCAGCGCGGagggaacatcacaatgtgtgcagcgcttggctaccatggcatcatccatcaccatgctaccctTGGCCCCTACAACTCCGCCCATCTCATCACATTCCTGGACACCCTACATAACACACTCATTCCACCAGAGCAGGTAGGTGGTCCAGAACAGCCCAGGTATGTTGTCATTCGGGACAATGTAAGTTTCCACCGGGCTGCTGTGGTTCATAACCGGTTCACTGGCCACCCACgctttttagttgtttatctccctccatattctccattcctcaatcccattgaggaattgttttctgcatggagatggaaggtgtatgaccgacagccacaaacccgtatacctcttctccaagctatggaggacgcatgtggagatatagcagctgattcttttcatggctggaatcgccatgctaggagatatttcccccgctgcttggccagggacGACATGTGGATGAGGCGCTGTGGCCCGACCGCAACAGAAGAGAGGAAGCAgcatagttttattgttttactgtaa